One window from the genome of Gammaproteobacteria bacterium encodes:
- the ilvD gene encoding dihydroxy-acid dehydratase: MARKIHSQDVTEGPSKAGARAMLRAVGLTDEDFTKPQIGLVSAGNEVTPCNLSGPRLSEHAKQGVRDQGGVGLVFATIAVSDGIAMGHEGMRASLVSREVIADSVELVMHAERFDGMVTIAGCDKSLPGMLMAAARTNLPSVFLYGGSSLPGRWRGKDISIVDVFEGIGAFSEGTLTKEELLEIERHACPGEGSCAGMFTANTMASVGEAMGMSLPGSAAVPATDPRLDEFAVASGKAVMALLEADIRPRRIMTRPAFENAITTVMALGGSTNAVLHLLAIAHEAGVELTLEDFDRISRRTPHIGDLKPFGHYHMVDLDRIGGVPVVLKVLLDAGLLEGDVLTVTGTTMAENLAAVEVPDGQDVLAPVDRPLAGEGGIAVLRGSLAPEGAVVKVAGVELDSFEGPARVFDGEQGALDALFKHQIRHGDVVVIRTEGPKGGPGMREMLQITAGIKGAGLGKDVLLITDGRFSGGTTGLCVGHVAPESEVGGPLALVEENDRIRVDLPGRTLDLLVDEGTLGRRRAHWKPHAPRYPSGALAKYAKLVGSAERGAVTG, from the coding sequence GCAGATCGGGTTGGTCTCGGCCGGAAACGAGGTTACACCGTGCAACCTCAGCGGTCCGCGCCTCTCTGAGCACGCCAAGCAGGGCGTGCGCGATCAGGGAGGTGTCGGCCTGGTGTTTGCCACCATTGCCGTATCCGATGGGATTGCGATGGGCCACGAGGGGATGCGCGCCTCTCTCGTGTCGCGGGAGGTGATCGCCGACTCGGTCGAGCTGGTCATGCACGCCGAGCGTTTCGACGGCATGGTCACCATCGCCGGCTGCGACAAGTCGCTTCCGGGAATGTTGATGGCAGCGGCCCGGACCAACCTACCGAGCGTCTTCCTCTACGGAGGCTCGAGTCTGCCGGGACGCTGGCGGGGGAAGGACATCTCGATCGTCGACGTTTTCGAAGGGATCGGCGCCTTCTCGGAGGGGACCCTCACCAAGGAGGAGCTGCTCGAGATCGAACGCCACGCCTGTCCAGGGGAGGGCTCCTGCGCCGGAATGTTCACTGCCAACACGATGGCTTCGGTCGGTGAGGCAATGGGCATGTCGCTGCCCGGCTCGGCGGCGGTTCCCGCCACTGATCCACGTCTTGACGAATTCGCGGTGGCTTCGGGCAAGGCGGTGATGGCGTTGCTCGAAGCGGACATCCGACCTCGACGCATCATGACCCGACCGGCGTTCGAGAATGCCATCACCACCGTGATGGCATTGGGTGGCTCCACCAACGCCGTGCTGCATCTGTTGGCCATCGCTCATGAGGCCGGAGTCGAACTGACCCTCGAGGACTTCGATCGGATTTCGCGCCGGACACCCCACATCGGTGATCTCAAACCGTTCGGGCACTACCACATGGTCGATCTGGACCGGATCGGCGGCGTGCCGGTGGTCCTCAAGGTGCTGCTCGACGCCGGGCTGCTGGAGGGTGACGTTTTGACCGTGACCGGTACGACCATGGCCGAGAACCTGGCCGCGGTGGAGGTTCCAGACGGCCAGGACGTGCTGGCTCCGGTAGATCGTCCGCTGGCCGGCGAGGGGGGCATCGCCGTGCTGCGTGGCTCGCTCGCTCCCGAAGGAGCAGTCGTCAAGGTTGCCGGAGTCGAGCTCGACTCGTTCGAAGGCCCTGCCCGGGTGTTCGATGGCGAGCAGGGGGCCCTCGATGCCCTGTTCAAACATCAGATTCGGCACGGGGACGTCGTCGTTATCCGCACCGAAGGACCCAAGGGAGGGCCCGGGATGCGGGAGATGTTGCAGATCACGGCGGGGATCAAAGGTGCAGGGTTGGGCAAGGACGTGCTGCTCATCACGGACGGTCGCTTCTCCGGTGGCACGACCGGGCTGTGTGTCGGGCACGTTGCCCCCGAATCCGAGGTGGGTGGGCCGCTGGCGCTGGTCGAGGAAAACGATCGTATCCGTGTCGACCTTCCCGGTCGCACCCTCGATCTCCTGGTGGACGAGGGAACGCTGGGCCGGCGGCGGGCGCACTGGAAGCCTCATGCGCCTCGATACCCTTCCGGGGCGTTGGCCAAGTACGCCAAGCTCGTGGGTTCTGCCGAACGGGGCGCCGTCACCGGCTGA